In Bradyrhizobium guangxiense, the following are encoded in one genomic region:
- a CDS encoding chorismate mutase, producing the protein MSQRPPAPPSLQELRKEIDAIDEGMHRLLMQRGDIIDRLIQVKQTQEVGSAFRPAREAAMMREIVQRHRGILPLDTVESIWRVIISTFTYVQAPFSVHADISVSEPAMRDSARFHFGFTVPYVAHFSAQAAVEAVAKSKGDLALVSATSSRTPWWLELEADGAPKIIARMPFVERADHPAALPVFAISRVADSALVTEVETFSVRVSGWNAEVARALSPLAEIVAVPDTAFDGAALLVSVTSATSIDKIKAALIEAGGSGRSTALVGSHATRYTVPPSGAKS; encoded by the coding sequence ATGTCCCAACGTCCGCCCGCGCCACCATCGCTCCAGGAACTGCGCAAGGAGATCGACGCGATCGACGAGGGGATGCATCGCCTGTTGATGCAGCGCGGCGACATCATCGACCGCCTGATCCAGGTGAAGCAGACCCAGGAAGTCGGCTCGGCGTTCCGTCCGGCACGCGAGGCCGCCATGATGCGCGAGATCGTGCAGCGCCATCGCGGCATCCTGCCGCTCGACACGGTCGAGAGCATCTGGCGCGTCATCATCTCGACCTTCACCTATGTGCAGGCGCCGTTCTCGGTGCATGCCGACATCTCGGTGAGCGAGCCGGCGATGCGCGATTCCGCGCGCTTTCATTTCGGCTTCACCGTGCCTTACGTCGCGCATTTCAGCGCGCAGGCCGCGGTCGAGGCGGTGGCGAAATCCAAGGGTGACCTGGCACTGGTCTCGGCAACCTCGAGCCGCACGCCGTGGTGGCTGGAGCTGGAAGCCGACGGCGCGCCCAAGATCATCGCACGGATGCCCTTCGTCGAACGCGCCGACCATCCGGCCGCATTGCCGGTGTTCGCGATCTCGCGCGTCGCCGACAGCGCCCTGGTGACGGAGGTCGAGACCTTCAGCGTGCGCGTCTCCGGCTGGAACGCCGAGGTCGCACGCGCCCTGTCACCGCTCGCCGAGATCGTGGCGGTGCCCGATACCGCCTTCGACGGCGCGGCCCTGCTGGTCTCGGTCACGAGCGCGACCAGCATCGACAAAATCAAGGCTGCCCTGATCGAGGCGGGGGGCTCGGGGCGATCCACGGCCCTCGTCGGCAGCCACGCAACGCGCTATACGGTGCCCCCGAGCGGGGCGAAATCGTAG
- the metX gene encoding homoserine O-acetyltransferase MetX, which yields MVGVKSIPSPAISADERSHEVDHPSSQVAHFGTEQPLRLDCGVDLTPFQIAYQTYGELNADRSNAVLICHALTGDQHVANVHPVTSKPGWWETLVGPGRPIDPKHYFIICSNVIGGCMGSTGPASINPATGKVWGLDFPVITIPDMVRAQAMLIDRLGIDTLFAVVGGSMGGMQVLQWTAAYPARVFSALAIACATRHSAQNIAFHELGRQAVMADPDWHGGGYADHGIHPHRGLAVARMAAHITYLSDAALHRKFGRRMQDRELPTFSFDADFQVESYLRYQGSSFVERFDANSYLYLTRAMDYFDIAADHGGVLARAFAGIKTRFCVVSFTSDWLFPTSESRALVHALNASSARVSFAEIETDRGHDAFLLDVPEFFDISRAFLQSAGKARGLTGKKDG from the coding sequence ATGGTTGGCGTCAAGTCGATACCGAGTCCTGCGATCAGCGCCGATGAGCGGTCGCATGAGGTGGATCATCCGAGCTCGCAGGTCGCGCATTTCGGCACCGAGCAGCCGCTGCGGCTCGATTGCGGCGTCGATCTCACCCCGTTCCAGATTGCCTACCAGACCTATGGCGAGCTCAACGCCGATCGCTCCAACGCGGTGCTGATCTGCCATGCGCTGACCGGCGACCAGCATGTCGCCAACGTGCATCCCGTGACCAGCAAGCCGGGCTGGTGGGAGACGCTGGTCGGCCCCGGCCGCCCCATCGATCCCAAGCACTACTTCATCATCTGCTCTAACGTGATCGGCGGCTGCATGGGCTCGACCGGGCCGGCCTCGATCAATCCCGCCACCGGCAAGGTCTGGGGTCTGGATTTTCCCGTCATCACCATCCCCGACATGGTGCGCGCGCAGGCCATGCTGATCGACCGGCTCGGCATCGACACGTTGTTTGCGGTCGTCGGCGGCTCGATGGGCGGCATGCAGGTGCTGCAATGGACCGCCGCCTATCCGGCCCGCGTGTTCTCCGCGCTGGCGATCGCCTGCGCCACGCGGCACTCGGCGCAGAACATCGCCTTCCACGAGCTCGGCCGCCAGGCCGTAATGGCCGATCCAGATTGGCACGGTGGCGGCTATGCCGATCACGGCATCCATCCGCATCGCGGGCTCGCGGTGGCGCGGATGGCGGCGCACATCACCTATCTCTCGGACGCGGCCTTGCACCGCAAGTTCGGCCGGCGCATGCAGGACCGCGAGCTGCCGACCTTCTCGTTCGACGCCGATTTCCAGGTCGAATCCTATCTGCGCTACCAGGGCTCCTCCTTCGTCGAGCGATTCGATGCCAACTCCTATCTCTATCTGACGCGGGCGATGGACTATTTCGACATCGCCGCCGACCATGGCGGCGTGCTCGCAAGGGCGTTCGCGGGAATCAAGACCCGCTTCTGCGTGGTCTCCTTCACCAGCGACTGGCTGTTTCCGACCTCGGAATCGCGCGCACTGGTGCACGCGCTGAATGCGTCGAGCGCGCGGGTGTCGTTCGCCGAGATCGAGACCGATCGCGGCCACGATGCCTTCCTGCTCGACGTGCCCGAATTCTTCGACATCTCTCGCGCCTTCCTGCAATCGGCGGGCAAGGCGCGCGGGCTCACGGGCAAGAAGGACGGCTAG
- the metW gene encoding methionine biosynthesis protein MetW: MSVQEVLPLGGLATGPSGQYRADHLLVADMVKPGSKVLDVGCGEGDLLQLLETRGIDGRGIELSREGVNRCVAKGLAVVQGDADTDLVNYPDDAFDYVILSQTLQATRQPRVVLENLLRIGRRAIVSFPNFGFWKMRLQLLIGGHMPRTENLPATWYDTANIHFCTIKDFVQLCDEINVKMERSVALDLYGRPVPLNLPWWVWNMFGEQAVFLLSRGGGK; this comes from the coding sequence ATGAGCGTACAGGAAGTGCTGCCGCTCGGCGGTCTTGCGACCGGGCCCTCCGGTCAGTATCGCGCCGACCATCTCCTGGTCGCCGACATGGTCAAGCCCGGCTCGAAAGTGCTCGACGTCGGTTGCGGCGAGGGCGATCTGCTTCAGCTGCTGGAGACCCGCGGCATCGACGGCCGCGGCATCGAGCTGTCGCGCGAGGGCGTCAACCGCTGCGTCGCCAAGGGCCTTGCGGTGGTGCAGGGCGATGCGGACACCGACCTCGTCAATTATCCGGATGACGCCTTCGACTACGTGATCCTGTCGCAGACGCTGCAGGCGACGCGGCAGCCGCGCGTGGTGCTGGAAAACCTGCTGCGCATCGGGCGCCGCGCCATCGTTTCGTTCCCGAATTTCGGCTTCTGGAAGATGCGGCTCCAGCTCCTGATCGGCGGCCACATGCCGCGCACCGAGAACCTGCCGGCGACCTGGTACGACACCGCCAACATCCACTTCTGCACCATCAAGGATTTCGTGCAGCTCTGCGACGAGATCAACGTCAAGATGGAGCGCTCGGTGGCGCTCGATCTCTACGGCCGCCCGGTGCCGCTGAACCTGCCCTGGTGGGTGTGGAATATGTTCGGCGAGCAAGCGGTGTTCTTGCTGAGCCGAGGCGGGGGGAAATAG
- a CDS encoding alpha/beta fold hydrolase, whose product MPHATTRDDVRIYFEEAGQGTPIIFLHEFAADYTNWEPQMRYFSRGHRCITYSARGYTPSDVPEGEVYSYTHFYTDALAVLDHLGIERAHLVGLSMGAYSSLQIGLNAPQRALSMTLAGVGSGSEIENLEAWRKQCRANAEQFETLGSAEVAKVTREAPSRIPFLVKDPRGHADFYAALARHDAKGSARTMRGFQGGRPSIFAMTDAIKGVATPALIICGDEDDPCIGPSLFLKKHLPAAGLAMFPKSGHVLNLEEPALFNASVERFVTLVEAGRWPVRDPRSLAPH is encoded by the coding sequence ATGCCCCACGCCACGACCAGGGACGACGTCCGCATCTATTTCGAAGAGGCGGGGCAGGGAACGCCGATCATTTTTCTGCACGAGTTTGCGGCCGACTACACCAATTGGGAGCCGCAGATGCGCTACTTCTCGCGCGGTCACCGCTGCATCACCTACTCGGCGCGCGGCTACACGCCATCGGACGTGCCCGAGGGGGAGGTCTACAGCTATACGCACTTCTACACCGACGCGCTCGCGGTGCTCGATCATCTCGGAATCGAGCGCGCGCATCTCGTCGGCCTTTCGATGGGCGCCTACTCGTCGCTGCAGATCGGTTTGAACGCGCCGCAGCGCGCGCTGTCGATGACGCTGGCCGGGGTCGGCTCGGGTTCGGAGATCGAGAATCTGGAGGCCTGGCGCAAGCAGTGCCGCGCCAATGCCGAGCAGTTCGAGACGCTGGGCTCCGCCGAGGTCGCAAAGGTCACACGCGAGGCGCCGAGCCGGATTCCCTTCCTGGTGAAGGACCCGCGCGGCCACGCCGATTTCTATGCCGCGCTGGCGCGGCACGATGCCAAGGGTTCGGCGCGCACGATGCGCGGCTTCCAGGGCGGCCGCCCCTCGATCTTTGCGATGACCGACGCGATCAAAGGCGTCGCGACGCCGGCACTGATCATCTGCGGCGACGAGGACGATCCCTGCATCGGGCCGAGCCTGTTCTTGAAGAAGCACCTCCCCGCAGCCGGACTGGCGATGTTTCCAAAGTCCGGCCACGTGCTCAACCTCGAGGAGCCTGCGCTGTTCAACGCGAGCGTGGAGCGGTTCGTGACGCTGGTGGAAGCTGGGCGCTGGCCAGTGCGGGATCCGCGGTCGCTGGCTCCCCATTAG
- a CDS encoding TIGR02594 family protein, producing the protein MFELFAFRLSRRVVALAVFFAAVAAFVSPASARPHHRHSAERHADVHHARHHHYRHRHHARSSRFERSAAQLQASGFADTQASYDPNASNGGMVNNTMAASGGFGGGSGLVSEARRHLGGNPTGRGSLWCARFMNMVLQHTGHQGTGSDMASSFARYGTRVSGPQVGAIAVMSRGRRGGHVGIITGIDAQGNPIMISGNNGNRVREAPVSRGRIYAYVMPN; encoded by the coding sequence ATGTTTGAGTTGTTTGCGTTCCGCCTGTCGCGTCGTGTTGTCGCGCTGGCGGTTTTCTTCGCGGCGGTCGCCGCGTTCGTTTCTCCGGCCTCGGCGCGGCCGCATCACCGTCATAGCGCAGAGCGGCACGCTGACGTGCACCACGCCAGACATCATCATTATCGTCATCGCCACCATGCCCGCAGCTCGCGCTTCGAGCGCAGCGCGGCGCAGTTGCAGGCGAGCGGCTTCGCCGACACCCAGGCGAGCTACGATCCCAACGCCAGCAATGGTGGCATGGTTAACAACACGATGGCTGCAAGCGGCGGCTTCGGAGGCGGATCGGGCCTCGTATCCGAGGCGCGCCGTCATCTTGGCGGCAACCCGACCGGACGCGGCAGCCTGTGGTGCGCGCGCTTCATGAACATGGTGCTTCAGCACACCGGTCATCAGGGCACGGGATCGGACATGGCAAGCTCGTTCGCGCGCTACGGCACGCGTGTGTCGGGCCCGCAGGTCGGCGCCATCGCGGTGATGTCGCGCGGCCGCCGCGGCGGGCATGTCGGCATCATCACCGGCATCGACGCGCAGGGCAACCCGATCATGATCTCCGGCAACAACGGCAACCGTGTCCGCGAGGCGCCGGTCTCGCGCGGCCGGATCTATGCGTATGTGATGCCGAATTGA
- a CDS encoding MOSC domain-containing protein, protein MTASHTAEITGLYRYPIKGLTPEPLRRAPLRSGQPLPADRRYAIENGPSGFDPEQPQWKPKIQFLMLARNERLAALDSHFDDATNLLTIRKDGQIVASGDLETAAGRTAIERYFAENFQPELKGPPKVLSGRDHSFSDVARKVVSIINLNSVRAIETMLGGAAVHPLRFRANLYVKGWPAWSELDLVDQTLAIGQARLKVVKRIVRCPATNVDPVTAKRDLEIPPTLSRHLGHMDCGIYAEVIADGEIGVGDAVALEEPKLV, encoded by the coding sequence ATGACAGCTAGCCATACCGCCGAAATCACCGGCCTCTACCGCTACCCGATCAAGGGCCTGACGCCGGAGCCGCTGCGCCGCGCTCCCTTGCGGAGCGGCCAGCCCCTCCCCGCCGACCGCCGCTACGCCATCGAGAACGGCCCGAGCGGCTTCGATCCCGAGCAGCCCCAGTGGAAGCCGAAAATCCAGTTTCTGATGCTCGCGCGCAATGAGCGGCTGGCCGCGCTCGACAGCCATTTCGACGACGCCACCAATCTCCTGACCATCCGCAAGGACGGCCAGATCGTCGCCAGCGGTGATCTCGAGACCGCCGCAGGCCGCACCGCCATCGAGCGCTACTTCGCGGAGAATTTTCAGCCGGAGCTGAAGGGCCCGCCCAAGGTGCTGTCGGGCCGCGACCACAGTTTTTCCGACGTCGCCCGCAAGGTGGTCTCGATCATCAATCTGAACAGCGTGCGCGCGATCGAGACCATGCTGGGCGGCGCCGCCGTGCATCCGCTGCGCTTCCGCGCCAATCTCTACGTGAAGGGCTGGCCGGCCTGGTCGGAGCTCGACCTCGTCGACCAGACGCTCGCGATCGGGCAGGCCCGGCTGAAGGTGGTCAAGCGCATCGTCCGCTGCCCCGCCACCAATGTCGACCCGGTGACGGCCAAGCGCGATCTCGAGATCCCGCCGACCCTCTCGCGCCATCTCGGCCACATGGACTGCGGCATCTATGCCGAGGTGATCGCCGATGGTGAGATTGGCGTCGGCGATGCGGTCGCGTTGGAAGAGCCGAAGCTGGTTTGA